GAGGCAGTTTAATAAGACTATAGTTGGGATTACATTTTTGAGCTTAAGAATCCTACCTGTATCCtttaattagtaggaatactagattAGTAATAAAAACACAACAGTGAAGAAATGATAGTTGGGGCCGGATTATTAACTAAAGTTTAATTATGCCTTCTTTAGCTGGGAGGACAACAATAGTAGTAACTAAACACCAGATTAAGGGAGGAAAGATACTAATGATTGCTCTCCAGCTTATAATTTGCAAATGAAGTGTCAAACTGTCAGCTTGGATTACCTCTTATATGTGTAACTGATTCTGGCGTTGTTGCTTTATCTGCTTTGATGTAGTTCACCAGCAGCCAACCTCTAATTGTAACTGGACATTCTCTGGGAGGATCTGTTGCATCTCTGTTCACCTTATGGCTGCTTAATAGCCTTCCCAGATATGGTGTGCAGCGTCTCCTCTGCATCACTTTTGGGTCTCCACTTCTTGGTAACAATGGCTTCCAAAAAGCCATTTCAGAGTCTCAGACATGGAGCTCGTGCTTCTTGCACGTGGTCTCAAACACAGATCCAATTCCAGGATTTCTGATCTCGGACCTTAATGCTAACTTGACTAACCCGAGCTGTTACATGCCATTCGGTACCTATCTCTTCTGCTCAGGATCAGGTTTCTCTTGCTTTGAGGAACCACAATCTATTCTGGAGttgttgatgataatgagctCAACATGTGCTGAAAGTGAAAATCTAAATAACTGCTCTCAGGTTATTGATTATGGACATAGCTTGGAACAGCTAAAGAGCAAAGCTGTTTGCAGGGGTATCTCAGAGCTGCCCGACTCAATAAGTAATCCACTTCAAGCAGGAACCTATCTACTGCTAGAAGCAACCAGATTTGGAAAGTTACAGGTAAATACACTTCATTGCTACTTGATCAAATTGTGTTGTTCCCACTTTGACAGTTCATCTATTGAAGCACAACGTGAATGATGAAAGATAAAGAACTTGAGTCGTTCAGGTGCATATACAAGTTGTAAAGTAAGAATTATGTTGAAGTATTGAAGATCGTACAAGGCTTGAAATTAACCTGAGGCAAAAGTTCTTGGTTAAATGGGCTATAACACGCCAGaatacttttttctttttctctattagtgttctttttttcccttttctgTCAACAAATTTTAGATGTTTGCCTCTTAACTGCAACAGGAAAATGTTAACTTGAGCGATCTCGCAATGAATATTGCAATAAGGGCAAAGATTCAGGCCAAACACAAGCAAAAGGTTTTTGATCCCGTCAAAAGACTAAGTATAACAAAAACGTCCATGAGTTACCTAGAATGGTACATGAAAAACTCTTTGGAAGAGGCAGGGTATTATGACAAATATAAGACCAGACGTTCCAGAAGCAGAGACGAGATTGAAAGCACAGAAAGCCTAATCAAGCATCACAGAACTCTGAAGCTGTTCTGGAAAAGAATAGTAACTGAAGTAGAAAATTTGCCCTGGAAAGAGGGGAGAAAGCTTCGAATGCGTTACCTATATGCAGCAACAAGCTATCGAAGGATGGTTGAACCACTCGACATAGCTGAGTATTACGGTAGGGGAAAGAAAGATTATGTAAGTCACGGAAGATCTGAACACTATAAACTATTGGAGAAATGGTCAACTGATGAAGATATTCATACATACCAGAGAAGCCAAGCCTCTAGTCTTACGGTTGATTCTTGCTTCTGGGCTTATGTTGAGGAAGCTCTGATCTCTTGTGAAGTGTTGAAGGATGGAAAAAGTAGCCTAGAAGACCAAGAATCGGCTAGAGGAAACCTGATCAAATTCGAGGATTATGTAATGGACATGATTAATAACTTCTTGGTGTCTCCTGAGATTTTCTTGCCTCAAAGCAGCTTCATGCTATGGTGGAAAGAATATTGCATAGTTGTAGGAAATTCATCTGCTTCACCTTTGAGTAATTTTATGAAGGATGAGTTTCATAGATATGTTTAACAAAATTATACCTGTAAAGGAGATTTGATCATAAAACATATCCTAGTTGTAAGATCATCCTTTTGTTTTCCTCATAAGTTGCCCAATAGTTGAGTAACAAGCAATAACTCACATGCCCAACTTAAAACTACTTTCCATTGGTTTTCTTTAATGTAACCTGTAACTTTATAATTTGAGTTGCCAAACATGATTAGTTTCAGAATACAGTAAAATTATGGGGGGTTTTGGTTTTCCTTCCTTTTGATTATTGACCAAGCATTCTTATAGTTGTAGATTGATATGAGCTAAGAATTCACCCAAACCTTTTATGCAACGTTTTGAACGTGATTTACCTAGTCGAATGCCTTTTTAGTGAGTACTTCACAAGCATTTTGGAGTTCCACCTTATAAACGAGCTCATCTATGAAATTCAATTTCTATATAAAGGGACAAAGAGATAAGTATGGTACTTAATATTAACATGTCTTAGACTCATCAGATACACAGTTGACAGCATAGCCAATTGGAGTAGTGGTTCTTCATCCTTATTAGAGGTTTCAGGTTTGAGCTCAGAACATGACTGCATTTGGTAGGGAGTTACCCACAAAGTGGAATTTTCTGGCGCAAATCCAGATTACTCGAGCCATCCCCTTTCTGGCGCGAATCCGGATTACTTGAGTCCCACAGCAGGTACTGGATACCAGGTGAGAGACCTCCAAAAAAAGAGAGAATGAGGCAGCAGAATGTTCGAAAATTTTACAAGAGGTGAAATGAAGTCCCAAATTGAGAACTAATTCCACAAATGGTCAATGGCCGCTAGATGATACTGCAACTTATGCTGCATATTTCATAGGAAATAATTTTACAGCATCGTAATTACACTCGCTTTAAAGTTTGAAAATTATACAGGAATTGGGTTTTGTATCAAATATCAGGACTCCTGTATGTGTCGTAGCCTAGAAATTGATAGATCTCCACCACCAAATCCATCCATTATTGCTTTAGCTCCAGGAAACTCAGCTCTGGCTGTCGAACTTTTACACCTCAACAAAAAGATATTATTATTCAGAAAAGATATCCATCAATA
Above is a genomic segment from Lycium barbarum isolate Lr01 chromosome 12, ASM1917538v2, whole genome shotgun sequence containing:
- the LOC132623493 gene encoding senescence-associated carboxylesterase 101-like — protein: MVSLYSTGLELGNLLLGSDLLDHSWDAISKLQKETFLEDPSLPFSVKYQVYEYPTKFSIIAFVCSPNYAVNHLQEEFKELVSLDEITSFDFLCTKSSSSISLHKAAFTLFASLENDLPLLKQQFTSSQPLIVTGHSLGGSVASLFTLWLLNSLPRYGVQRLLCITFGSPLLGNNGFQKAISESQTWSSCFLHVVSNTDPIPGFLISDLNANLTNPSCYMPFGTYLFCSGSGFSCFEEPQSILELLMIMSSTCAESENLNNCSQVIDYGHSLEQLKSKAVCRGISELPDSISNPLQAGTYLLLEATRFGKLQENVNLSDLAMNIAIRAKIQAKHKQKVFDPVKRLSITKTSMSYLEWYMKNSLEEAGYYDKYKTRRSRSRDEIESTESLIKHHRTLKLFWKRIVTEVENLPWKEGRKLRMRYLYAATSYRRMVEPLDIAEYYGRGKKDYVSHGRSEHYKLLEKWSTDEDIHTYQRSQASSLTVDSCFWAYVEEALISCEVLKDGKSSLEDQESARGNLIKFEDYVMDMINNFLVSPEIFLPQSSFMLWWKEYCIVVGNSSASPLSNFMKDEFHRYV